A DNA window from Anaerocolumna sp. AGMB13020 contains the following coding sequences:
- a CDS encoding NAD(P)H-dependent oxidoreductase: MKVLVICDALDTSQLGRKVKEELKKYLEKDKHSVATFEIQTEDMHHCIGCFGCWVKTPGECVFKDISSDINKAYIGSDIAIFVSPVRYGCYTPAIRRTLDRMIPNILPFFKKIKGEQHHAPRYKKYPGYIVFGYGEDITKEEAETFHSLCKANALNLQAKKAATYISRSESDVTDRLISLCNYLKECEQ, encoded by the coding sequence ATGAAGGTTTTAGTTATATGTGATGCCTTAGATACCAGTCAGCTTGGGAGAAAGGTAAAGGAAGAATTGAAGAAATATCTTGAAAAAGATAAACATAGTGTTGCTACCTTTGAGATACAGACGGAAGATATGCATCATTGTATTGGATGCTTTGGCTGTTGGGTAAAAACTCCGGGGGAATGTGTATTCAAGGATATCAGCAGTGACATTAACAAAGCCTATATCGGAAGTGATATTGCAATATTTGTATCTCCTGTAAGATATGGTTGTTACACGCCTGCTATTCGAAGAACACTGGACCGGATGATACCCAATATCCTGCCGTTTTTTAAGAAGATAAAAGGGGAACAGCATCATGCTCCGCGATATAAGAAATATCCCGGTTATATTGTCTTTGGATACGGAGAGGATATCACCAAAGAAGAGGCAGAGACTTTTCATTCCCTCTGCAAGGCAAATGCATTGAACTTACAGGCTAAGAAAGCAGCTACCTACATCAGCAGAAGTGAATCGGACGTTACAGACAGGTTGATTTCTCTCTGCAACTACCTAAAGGAGTGTGAGCAGTGA
- a CDS encoding NAD(P)H-dependent oxidoreductase: MNKVCFINGSPRGKNSASKGLIDKVMEMLDVQKIQSHELSVVEWNKKNAKEEDFELMRTMDAIVFAFPLYVDAIPSSLLEFMYAFHEHLIKHPCPKDCKVPKVYSIINNGFIEGKQNINALQIMAHYSARIGFIWRFGIGIGAGEFIRETMEVIPLSSKLKQGIYKGLTILTTDLEGQSEKEQSNIMTNPSMPKFIFTAAASRHWLKEAKISRKALSRRVWSEA; encoded by the coding sequence ATGAATAAAGTATGTTTTATTAACGGCAGCCCCAGAGGAAAAAATAGTGCCTCCAAAGGACTGATTGATAAAGTAATGGAAATGCTTGACGTGCAAAAGATTCAAAGCCATGAGCTTAGTGTTGTGGAATGGAACAAAAAGAACGCAAAAGAAGAAGACTTTGAATTAATGAGGACAATGGATGCAATTGTATTTGCCTTCCCGCTCTATGTAGATGCGATTCCTTCCAGTCTGTTGGAATTTATGTATGCATTCCATGAGCATCTCATAAAGCATCCCTGTCCGAAGGATTGTAAGGTACCAAAGGTATATTCCATCATAAACAACGGATTTATCGAAGGAAAGCAAAATATTAATGCACTTCAGATTATGGCTCACTATTCAGCACGAATCGGTTTTATCTGGAGATTCGGCATTGGCATAGGAGCAGGTGAATTCATAAGGGAAACCATGGAAGTGATACCTTTAAGCAGCAAGCTGAAGCAAGGTATCTATAAGGGATTAACGATATTAACAACCGATTTGGAGGGGCAGTCGGAGAAAGAACAGAGCAATATTATGACTAATCCATCCATGCCAAAGTTTATCTTTACTGCCGCTGCCAGCCGACATTGGTTGAAGGAAGCTAAAATCTCCAGGAAAGCTTTGAGCAGGAGAGTATGGTCGGAAGCTTAA
- a CDS encoding TetR/AcrR family transcriptional regulator, protein MPKGFSEQEKSNIREKLIKSCVSNWEKYGYKKTNVDDVCSEAGISKGAFYIFFDSKELLFLETLSIIQRNLYTLVEEILQQEQNKYGVAKALKAVYREYDKSPFLYDTLSADFTSFINKLTEEEKQSIYYDSAMGARQMLDKPYLKLRISEEKARSVMASLLFMITGKDKMAYNHFEVFDFMLDNLINEIFE, encoded by the coding sequence ATGCCAAAAGGATTCAGTGAGCAGGAAAAAAGCAATATAAGAGAGAAGCTTATAAAAAGCTGTGTGAGTAACTGGGAAAAGTATGGATATAAAAAGACCAATGTTGACGATGTATGTTCAGAGGCCGGAATATCAAAAGGAGCATTCTATATCTTCTTTGACTCAAAGGAACTCCTATTTTTAGAAACCTTAAGTATAATACAAAGAAATCTTTATACCTTAGTGGAAGAAATCTTACAGCAGGAACAAAATAAATATGGCGTCGCCAAAGCGTTAAAAGCTGTCTATAGAGAATATGATAAAAGTCCGTTCCTATACGATACCTTAAGTGCTGATTTTACAAGTTTTATAAATAAACTTACGGAAGAAGAAAAGCAAAGCATTTATTATGACAGTGCAATGGGAGCCAGACAAATGCTTGATAAGCCTTATTTGAAACTTCGTATCAGCGAAGAGAAAGCACGCTCGGTAATGGCCTCTTTGTTGTTCATGATAACCGGCAAAGATAAAATGGCTTACAATCATTTTGAAGTATTTGATTTTATGCTGGATAATCTGATAAATGAAATATTTGAGTAA
- a CDS encoding AraC family transcriptional regulator produces MKSRVLLKEKAVHGTALIPIAIHHLSYRQNTGNFFYLHWHDEFEFVAVLEGAMIYTIEEKEYTVRAGEGLFIHSNKLHAARAYMGLPCEACVVLFHPGLFGSTHSPTYSKFLQPFLKGELNLCPNITPAEEWQQTILRLILEMDSFRKENFIENELLIKSRIFEMWHLCYQHAEAAQALKDKKNYKLERLEPVIDYIHNNYREEISLESLTGLLPMSEGQFCHTFKDVIGMSPIAYVIRHRILQSCSLLTQTDWKISEVARITGFNNISYFNREFKKSIGCSPGAYRKES; encoded by the coding sequence ATGAAATCCAGAGTATTACTAAAGGAAAAAGCCGTACATGGAACAGCCTTAATCCCCATAGCTATTCATCATCTAAGCTACCGGCAGAATACGGGCAATTTCTTCTATCTGCATTGGCATGATGAATTTGAATTTGTCGCAGTCTTAGAAGGTGCGATGATCTATACCATAGAAGAGAAAGAATACACTGTAAGGGCTGGAGAAGGCCTATTCATTCATTCCAATAAACTGCATGCTGCCAGAGCATATATGGGCCTGCCTTGCGAGGCCTGCGTAGTACTATTCCACCCAGGGTTATTCGGAAGCACCCATAGTCCTACCTATTCTAAATTCCTGCAGCCTTTTTTAAAAGGAGAACTAAACTTATGTCCCAACATAACACCTGCCGAGGAATGGCAACAGACAATTCTACGCCTTATATTAGAAATGGATTCTTTTAGAAAAGAAAATTTCATTGAAAATGAGCTGCTTATCAAGAGCCGGATTTTTGAAATGTGGCATTTGTGTTATCAGCATGCAGAAGCTGCACAGGCATTAAAGGATAAGAAGAACTATAAATTAGAAAGGCTGGAGCCAGTCATCGATTATATACATAACAATTACAGAGAAGAAATATCCCTGGAGTCCCTGACCGGGCTGCTCCCTATGAGTGAAGGTCAATTCTGTCATACGTTTAAGGACGTTATCGGAATGTCCCCCATTGCCTATGTTATCAGGCACAGAATTTTACAGAGCTGCAGCCTGTTAACCCAGACGGACTGGAAAATCTCAGAGGTTGCCAGAATTACAGGTTTTAACAATATCAGCTATTTTAACCGTGAATTCAAAAAATCCATTGGCTGTTCTCCGGGGGCGTATAGAAAAGAAAGCTGA